Within the Clostridiales bacterium genome, the region GATTGTAATAGGAGGTGCATCATCGGGATCGCCTTTTGCTGGGGTCGGTATTTCAAGAGAGGTAGTTTTAATGCTTGCATATGAGCTTCCGCTTATAATAATTGTGCTGGCAGTTGGGTGGAAGATAGGGGTTAAGGCAGGTACGGGCGTCACATTTTCTCTGGCGAACATAGTGAATTATCAGGTTAAAAATGGACCGTCTATATCCATCTTAAGCCTTGTTCCCGCAGCGATTGCATTTTTGATGATAATACCATGTGAGGTGGGGACGACTCCCTTTGATATAGCCGAGGCCGAAACGGAGATATGTGAAGGCCCTTTTGTTGAGTATGGCGGCTTGAATTTAGGATTATATAAATTAATGCAGGGCATAAAGATATTTGTGATGATAAGCCTGTTTATCGCCCTTTTTGCAAGCGGAATCATTCCCGCATCGATAACAGGTGTACCCTTTATAAATTCGTTAATTGCCATAGCATGGCATTTGATATTTGTCGTTATTTTATTATTTTTAGTTATATCACTGGTGAGGACGATAACTGCCAGAATAAAAATCGAACAGGCCTTTAAGTTTTTTTGGACGTATCCGACTATATTTTCGCTGATAAGCCTGATACTTGTTTGGGCAG harbors:
- a CDS encoding NADH-quinone oxidoreductase subunit H — translated: MISILKGLFYALVFPGFLFCTTIGLLLLGIDRKLVARMQNRIGPPVIQPFYDFFKLAAKERIIPSTASRKIFIVAPIIGLLSIITISLFIPINQIKTIFNNYADLVVIIYLLSIPALSIVIGGASSGSPFAGVGISREVVLMLAYELPLIIIVLAVGWKIGVKAGTGVTFSLANIVNYQVKNGPSISILSLVPAAIAFLMIIPCEVGTTPFDIAEAETEICEGPFVEYGGLNLGLYKLMQGIKIFVMISLFIALFASGIIPASITGVPFINSLIAIAWHLIFVVILLFLVISLVRTITARIKIEQAFKFFWTYPTIFSLISLILVWAGL